From the Manihot esculenta cultivar AM560-2 chromosome 3, M.esculenta_v8, whole genome shotgun sequence genome, one window contains:
- the LOC110611841 gene encoding EH domain-containing protein 1 isoform X2, producing the protein MEISSGPIGSCSKENQKTYLEWFNFADSDGDGRITGSDAIKFFGMSNLSRQDLKQVWAISDSKRQGYLGFNEFIGAMQLVSLAQAGHEITSDLLKSDVDFENLKPPSMEGLDALIAKKRTSKSSDPDINVSPPVETSPSVSWFSSKSSKKVPLSSVTSIFDGLKRLYIQKLKPLEVTYRFNDFVSPLLTNSDFDAKPMVMLLGQYSTGKTTFIKHLLKSGYPGAHIGPEPTTDRFVVVMSGTDERSIPGNTVAVQADMPFNGLTTFGTAFLSKFECSQMPHPLLEHITFVDTPGVLSGEKQRTQRAYDFTGVTSWFAAKCDLILLLFDPHKLDISDEFKRVISSLRGHDDKIRVVLNKADQVDTQQLMRVYGALMWSLGKVLNTPEVMRVYIGSFNDKPVNEAAVGPIGKELFEKEQDDLLLDLKDIPKKACDRRINEFVKRARAAKIHAYIISHLKKEMPAMMGKAKAQQRLVDNLVDEFRKVQREFHLPPGDFPNVEHFREVLTGYSIDKFEKLKPKMIQAVDDMLGYDIPELLKNFRNPYD; encoded by the exons ATGGAAATATCTTCGGGACCAATCGGTTCTTGCTCCAAGGAGAACCAGAAGACCTACCTTGAGTGGTTTAACTTCGCTGATTCAG aTGGTGATGGTCGGATCACCGGTAGTGATGCTATAAAGTTCTTTGGAATGTCTAATTTATCTCGACAGGATCTCAAGCAG GTGTGGGCGATTTCAGATTCTAAGCGACAGGGATATCTTGGCTTCAATGAGTTCATCGGTGCTATGCAG TTAGTTTCCCTGGCACAAGCTGGACATGAAATCACAAGTGATCTCTTAAAAAGCGATG TTGACTTTGAAAATCTGAAGCCTCCATCCATGGAAGGTCTGGATGCCCTGATTGCT AAAAAGCGCACTTCAAAATCAAGTGACCCTGATATAAATG TTAGTCCTCCAGTGGAAACATCGCCTTCAGTCAGTTGGTTTTCCTCAAAATCATCGAAAAAG GTACCTCTATCCTCCGTTACATCCATCTTTGATGGGTTAAAGAGATTGTATATTCAGAAGCTCAAGCCGTTAGAAGTTACTTATCGTTTTAATGATTTTGTATCTCCACTGTTG ACAAACAGTGATTTTGATGCCAAACCAATGGTCATGCTGTTGGGCCAATATTCCACAGGAAAAACAACATTCATCAAACATTTACTTAAGAGTGGTTATCCTG GAGCTCATATTGGACCTGAGCCAACAACTGACAGATTTGTTGTTGTTATG TCTGGTACTGATGAAAGGAGTATACCCGGCAACACAGTGGCAGTCCAAGCAGATATGCCCTTTAATGGACTGACAACTTTTGGAACtgcatttttatcaaaatttgaaTGTTCTCAAATGCCTCATCCT TTGCTGGAGCATATTACATTTGTGGACACGCCTGGAGTTTTATCAGGGGAAAAACAACGAACACAACGAGCTTATGATTTTACTGGTGTAACTTCATGGTTTGCTGCAAAGTGTGACCTCATTCTGCTTCTGTTTGATCCTCACAAACTTGATATCAGTGATGAGTTCAAGCGTGTCATTTCATCTTTGCGTGGTCATGATGATAAGATTAGGGTGGTTCTGAACAAGGCAGACCAAGTTGATACTCAACAA CTAATGAGAGTTTATGGTGCATTAATGTGGTCACTAGGGAAAGTTCTAAACACTCCTGAAGTCATGCGTGTTTATATTGG CTCATTCAATGATAAACCTGTAAATGAAGCTGCTGTTGGTCCAATTGGGAAAGAACTTTTTGAGAAAGAACAGGATGACCTTCTGTTAGATCTAAAAGATATACCAAAGAAGGCTTGTGATCGTCGG ATCAATGAATTTGTGAAACGAGCTAGAGCTGCTAAGATACATGCTTACATTATTAGTCATCTGAAAAAGGAGATGCCTGCAATGATGGGTAAAGCAAAGGCTCAACAGAGACTTGTAGATAATTTGGTAGATGAGTTTCGAAAG GTTCAAAGGGAGTTCCACTTGCCTCCAGGTGATTTCCCAAATGTTGAGCACTTCAGAGAGGTTTTGACCGGTTACAGCATCGACAAGTTTGAAAAGTTGAAGCCTAAAATGATACAAGCTGTAGATGACATGCTTGGTTATGACATTCCAGAGCTCTTGAAGAACTTCAGAAATCCCTACGACTAA
- the LOC110611841 gene encoding EH domain-containing protein 1 isoform X1, producing MEISSGPIGSCSKENQKTYLEWFNFADSDGDGRITGSDAIKFFGMSNLSRQDLKQVWAISDSKRQGYLGFNEFIGAMQLVSLAQAGHEITSDLLKSDVDFENLKPPSMEGLDALIAKKKRTSKSSDPDINVSPPVETSPSVSWFSSKSSKKVPLSSVTSIFDGLKRLYIQKLKPLEVTYRFNDFVSPLLTNSDFDAKPMVMLLGQYSTGKTTFIKHLLKSGYPGAHIGPEPTTDRFVVVMSGTDERSIPGNTVAVQADMPFNGLTTFGTAFLSKFECSQMPHPLLEHITFVDTPGVLSGEKQRTQRAYDFTGVTSWFAAKCDLILLLFDPHKLDISDEFKRVISSLRGHDDKIRVVLNKADQVDTQQLMRVYGALMWSLGKVLNTPEVMRVYIGSFNDKPVNEAAVGPIGKELFEKEQDDLLLDLKDIPKKACDRRINEFVKRARAAKIHAYIISHLKKEMPAMMGKAKAQQRLVDNLVDEFRKVQREFHLPPGDFPNVEHFREVLTGYSIDKFEKLKPKMIQAVDDMLGYDIPELLKNFRNPYD from the exons ATGGAAATATCTTCGGGACCAATCGGTTCTTGCTCCAAGGAGAACCAGAAGACCTACCTTGAGTGGTTTAACTTCGCTGATTCAG aTGGTGATGGTCGGATCACCGGTAGTGATGCTATAAAGTTCTTTGGAATGTCTAATTTATCTCGACAGGATCTCAAGCAG GTGTGGGCGATTTCAGATTCTAAGCGACAGGGATATCTTGGCTTCAATGAGTTCATCGGTGCTATGCAG TTAGTTTCCCTGGCACAAGCTGGACATGAAATCACAAGTGATCTCTTAAAAAGCGATG TTGACTTTGAAAATCTGAAGCCTCCATCCATGGAAGGTCTGGATGCCCTGATTGCT AAGAAAAAGCGCACTTCAAAATCAAGTGACCCTGATATAAATG TTAGTCCTCCAGTGGAAACATCGCCTTCAGTCAGTTGGTTTTCCTCAAAATCATCGAAAAAG GTACCTCTATCCTCCGTTACATCCATCTTTGATGGGTTAAAGAGATTGTATATTCAGAAGCTCAAGCCGTTAGAAGTTACTTATCGTTTTAATGATTTTGTATCTCCACTGTTG ACAAACAGTGATTTTGATGCCAAACCAATGGTCATGCTGTTGGGCCAATATTCCACAGGAAAAACAACATTCATCAAACATTTACTTAAGAGTGGTTATCCTG GAGCTCATATTGGACCTGAGCCAACAACTGACAGATTTGTTGTTGTTATG TCTGGTACTGATGAAAGGAGTATACCCGGCAACACAGTGGCAGTCCAAGCAGATATGCCCTTTAATGGACTGACAACTTTTGGAACtgcatttttatcaaaatttgaaTGTTCTCAAATGCCTCATCCT TTGCTGGAGCATATTACATTTGTGGACACGCCTGGAGTTTTATCAGGGGAAAAACAACGAACACAACGAGCTTATGATTTTACTGGTGTAACTTCATGGTTTGCTGCAAAGTGTGACCTCATTCTGCTTCTGTTTGATCCTCACAAACTTGATATCAGTGATGAGTTCAAGCGTGTCATTTCATCTTTGCGTGGTCATGATGATAAGATTAGGGTGGTTCTGAACAAGGCAGACCAAGTTGATACTCAACAA CTAATGAGAGTTTATGGTGCATTAATGTGGTCACTAGGGAAAGTTCTAAACACTCCTGAAGTCATGCGTGTTTATATTGG CTCATTCAATGATAAACCTGTAAATGAAGCTGCTGTTGGTCCAATTGGGAAAGAACTTTTTGAGAAAGAACAGGATGACCTTCTGTTAGATCTAAAAGATATACCAAAGAAGGCTTGTGATCGTCGG ATCAATGAATTTGTGAAACGAGCTAGAGCTGCTAAGATACATGCTTACATTATTAGTCATCTGAAAAAGGAGATGCCTGCAATGATGGGTAAAGCAAAGGCTCAACAGAGACTTGTAGATAATTTGGTAGATGAGTTTCGAAAG GTTCAAAGGGAGTTCCACTTGCCTCCAGGTGATTTCCCAAATGTTGAGCACTTCAGAGAGGTTTTGACCGGTTACAGCATCGACAAGTTTGAAAAGTTGAAGCCTAAAATGATACAAGCTGTAGATGACATGCTTGGTTATGACATTCCAGAGCTCTTGAAGAACTTCAGAAATCCCTACGACTAA